In a genomic window of Mucilaginibacter sp. KACC 22063:
- a CDS encoding L-threonylcarbamoyladenylate synthase codes for MLRDEVEKALKIVQGGGIILYPTDTIWGIGCDASNTEAVKKIFALKQRDEAKSMIILLDTENKLESYIQEVPGIAYDLIEFAENPLTLVMPGAKNISPALIAADGSVGVRVGKHPFCQQLIQRLRKPLVSTSANISGQPSPQNFSEVSDEIINGVDYVVDVDQHDLSQKKPSTIMRLEPSGKFEFIRR; via the coding sequence ATGCTTAGAGACGAGGTTGAAAAGGCTTTAAAAATTGTTCAGGGTGGCGGCATTATCCTTTATCCTACTGATACCATATGGGGTATAGGTTGCGACGCGTCCAATACCGAAGCTGTGAAAAAGATATTTGCCTTGAAACAGCGCGACGAAGCTAAGAGCATGATCATTTTATTGGATACCGAGAACAAGCTGGAAAGCTACATCCAGGAAGTACCGGGTATTGCTTATGACCTGATAGAATTTGCCGAAAATCCGCTTACATTAGTAATGCCAGGTGCCAAAAACATATCACCGGCTTTAATAGCCGCCGACGGCAGCGTTGGTGTAAGGGTTGGGAAACATCCGTTTTGCCAGCAACTGATACAGCGTTTGCGCAAACCGCTGGTGTCTACCTCGGCTAATATCAGTGGTCAGCCGTCGCCTCAAAATTTTTCGGAAGTAAGCGATGAAATCATTAACGGTGTTGATTATGTTGTTGATGTAGATCAGCACGATTTATCACAAAAAAAGCCCTCAACCATTATGCGGTTAGAACCAAGCGGTAAATTTGAGTTTATACGCCGTTAA
- a CDS encoding CCA tRNA nucleotidyltransferase, whose protein sequence is MKEHLNHPVFSIISKLAGKNNLQVYAIGGFVRDIFLNRPSKDIDIVVLGNGIAFAEQVAQALKVKLSVFKNFGTAMLRHQDIELEFVGARKESYRSNSRKPIVEDGTLDDDQKRRDFTINALAISLHPDHYGELIDPFNGMADLENKLIRTPLNPDETFSDDPLRMMRAIRFASQLDFEIAEDAINAIKLNKERIKIVSQERITDELNKIILSPIPSAGFRYLFDTGLLHLIFPQMAALYGVDYINGRGHKDNFYHTLQVLDNISTETYDLWLRWAAILHDIAKPATKRFEPGHGWTFHGHEDRGARMVPKIFAQLKLPLNDRMKFVQKLVLLHLRPIVLAQDVITDSAVRRLLFEAGDEIDSLMMLCKADVTTKNEYKVRKYRQNFELVQQKLKDVEQRDQIRNWQPPVTGNDIMHIFGLQEGREVGIIKNQIREAILEGEIPNTREAALAFTIAKGEEIGLKVVANTN, encoded by the coding sequence ATGAAAGAACACTTAAACCATCCTGTATTTTCTATTATTTCAAAGCTGGCAGGTAAAAACAACCTGCAGGTATATGCTATAGGTGGTTTTGTACGCGATATTTTTTTAAACCGCCCTTCAAAAGACATTGATATTGTTGTTTTAGGCAACGGTATTGCTTTTGCAGAACAGGTAGCTCAGGCGCTTAAGGTCAAATTGTCTGTATTTAAAAACTTTGGCACTGCCATGCTGCGCCACCAGGATATTGAACTGGAGTTTGTAGGCGCCAGAAAAGAATCATACCGTAGTAATTCTCGCAAACCAATTGTAGAAGACGGCACCCTGGATGATGACCAGAAACGCCGCGACTTTACGATAAACGCACTGGCTATTTCGCTGCATCCAGATCATTACGGCGAATTAATTGATCCGTTTAACGGGATGGCAGATCTGGAAAACAAACTGATACGTACCCCCCTTAACCCTGACGAAACTTTTTCTGACGATCCTTTGCGCATGATGCGTGCCATCAGGTTTGCATCGCAGCTGGATTTTGAAATAGCAGAAGATGCCATCAATGCCATCAAGCTGAATAAAGAGCGTATTAAGATCGTATCGCAGGAGCGTATTACGGATGAATTGAACAAAATCATTTTATCTCCCATACCTTCTGCCGGCTTCAGGTATTTATTTGATACGGGCCTGCTGCATCTTATTTTTCCGCAAATGGCTGCCCTGTACGGCGTGGATTATATTAATGGCAGAGGGCATAAAGATAACTTTTACCATACCCTGCAGGTACTTGACAATATCAGCACAGAAACCTATGATCTTTGGCTGCGTTGGGCCGCAATTTTACATGATATTGCCAAGCCGGCAACAAAGCGTTTCGAACCCGGGCACGGATGGACGTTTCATGGACACGAAGACCGTGGCGCACGCATGGTTCCGAAGATTTTTGCACAGCTGAAACTGCCGCTTAATGACCGTATGAAGTTTGTGCAAAAACTGGTGCTTCTTCACTTGCGGCCCATTGTTTTGGCACAGGATGTAATTACAGATTCGGCAGTAAGGCGTTTACTATTTGAGGCAGGTGATGAGATCGACAGCCTGATGATGCTTTGTAAAGCAGATGTTACAACAAAAAATGAGTACAAAGTAAGGAAATATCGTCAGAATTTTGAGCTGGTACAGCAAAAGCTAAAAGATGTTGAACAGCGCGATCAGATACGCAACTGGCAACCACCTGTAACGGGCAATGACATTATGCATATATTTGGCTTACAGGAAGGTAGAGAGGTTGGAATTATAAAAAATCAGATCCGCGAAGCCATTTTAGAAGGTGAAATACCAAACACCCGCGAAGCTGCTTTAGCTTTTACCATTGCAAAAGGCGAAGAAATTGGCTTAAAAGTTGTGGCAAACACAAATTGA
- a CDS encoding IS1096 element passenger TnpR family protein yields MAIYRFKITFEDYDDVTREIDIKSNQSFVDLHQAIHQSTGYNSDYSSSFYVSNDQWTKGEEIAYKPNQRKIDRGVALMENAKLSNFIDDPHQKFYYTFNFDRPFDFHVELVKILNEAPGVAYPAVIKAVGEAPKQFGNTFGSTVIPPTSEEFDFLNEMEYTPEDTEGFEEVKEAVDDEETHDEESSEEEDEFGDEFSDNENYDEEGYSRGKSDDY; encoded by the coding sequence ATGGCTATCTACAGGTTTAAAATCACCTTTGAAGATTATGATGATGTAACTCGTGAAATCGATATTAAATCGAACCAATCCTTTGTGGATTTACATCAGGCAATTCACCAATCCACAGGTTACAATTCAGATTATTCTTCATCATTTTATGTGAGTAATGATCAATGGACAAAAGGCGAAGAAATTGCCTATAAGCCCAACCAGCGCAAAATAGACCGTGGGGTAGCCTTAATGGAAAATGCTAAGCTTAGCAATTTTATTGATGATCCGCATCAGAAATTCTATTATACATTTAACTTCGACAGGCCGTTTGATTTCCATGTTGAACTGGTGAAAATTTTAAACGAGGCGCCCGGCGTTGCTTATCCTGCAGTGATTAAAGCTGTAGGCGAAGCACCAAAACAGTTTGGGAATACCTTTGGCTCAACAGTAATTCCTCCTACATCCGAAGAATTTGATTTCCTTAACGAAATGGAATATACACCTGAAGATACTGAGGGTTTTGAAGAAGTAAAAGAAGCCGTTGACGACGAAGAAACTCATGATGAAGAAAGCTCCGAAGAGGAAGATGAGTTCGGTGATGAGTTTTCAGACAACGAAAACTATGACGAAGAAGGCTACAGCCGTGGCAAAAGCGACGATTATTGA
- the miaA gene encoding tRNA (adenosine(37)-N6)-dimethylallyltransferase MiaA, with protein sequence MNSQKTLIAVVGPTAIGKTAAAIKLAQHYHTSIISADSRQFYKEMSVGTAKPTTEEQKAAKHYFIDSCSITENYTAGDFEKDALAVINQVFKQTDLAIIAGGSGLFIKAVCEGFDELPTAKEGIREELNQQFAANGIQWLQEQLKAADPEYYKEVDINNPQRLIRALEVFKTTGLPFSSYRLANKNKRPFNIIKIGLNVARELLYDRINRRVDIMIDEGLLKEAESLLPYRHLNALQTVGYNELFDYFDGKTDLPAAIELIKQHTRQFAKRQLTWFKKDKEIIWIDPLTDNVIELADRLIKQINPAV encoded by the coding sequence ATGAACAGCCAAAAAACTTTAATTGCAGTGGTGGGGCCTACTGCCATTGGCAAAACTGCCGCTGCAATTAAACTGGCTCAACATTATCATACTTCTATCATCTCGGCAGACTCCCGCCAGTTTTATAAAGAAATGTCTGTTGGCACAGCCAAGCCAACAACAGAGGAGCAAAAAGCAGCTAAGCACTATTTTATTGATTCATGCAGTATAACTGAAAATTACACAGCCGGTGATTTTGAAAAGGATGCGCTGGCCGTCATTAATCAGGTTTTTAAACAGACTGATCTGGCTATAATTGCAGGCGGGTCAGGCTTATTTATAAAAGCAGTATGCGAAGGTTTTGATGAATTACCTACCGCTAAAGAAGGTATAAGAGAAGAGCTAAATCAGCAATTTGCAGCCAATGGCATTCAATGGCTTCAGGAACAATTAAAAGCTGCAGATCCGGAGTACTACAAAGAAGTAGACATCAATAACCCACAGCGGCTTATTCGCGCTTTAGAAGTATTTAAAACAACTGGACTACCCTTTTCATCTTATCGCTTGGCCAATAAAAACAAACGGCCATTCAATATTATCAAAATTGGCTTAAACGTTGCCCGTGAGTTACTTTATGACCGGATTAATCGCCGGGTTGATATAATGATAGATGAAGGCCTGTTAAAAGAAGCGGAAAGCTTATTGCCATACCGGCATCTGAATGCCTTACAAACTGTAGGCTACAATGAACTTTTCGATTATTTTGATGGCAAAACAGATTTGCCTGCTGCCATAGAACTTATTAAACAACATACCAGGCAGTTTGCCAAGCGGCAACTCACCTGGTTTAAAAAAGATAAGGAGATCATTTGGATTGATCCCCTTACCGATAATGTTATAGAATTAGCTGATCGCCTTATAAAGCAGATCAATCCTGCAGTTTAA
- the rfbA gene encoding glucose-1-phosphate thymidylyltransferase RfbA translates to MKGIILAGGSGTRLYPITKAISKQLMPIYDKPMIYYPLSVLMMADIKEILIITTPEDNAGFKRLLGDGHELGCRFEYAVQEKPNGLAQAFVIGEEFIGDDKVALILGDNIFYGTGFGELIRSFNDVDGAAIFAYTVADPERYGVVEFDKNFTALSIEEKPEQPKSNYAVPGLYFYDNSVVEVAKNIAPSPRGEYEITDVNKHYLQQGNLHVGVMDRGTAWLDTGTFDSLSDATEFVRVIEKRQATKIGCIEEVAYRRGFITREQLNAVAEKYIKSGYGQYLLKLQD, encoded by the coding sequence ATGAAAGGTATCATACTTGCCGGAGGATCGGGTACACGCCTGTATCCAATTACCAAAGCGATCAGTAAACAGTTAATGCCAATTTATGATAAGCCGATGATTTATTATCCCTTATCGGTTTTAATGATGGCAGATATCAAAGAGATCTTAATTATCACTACCCCTGAGGATAACGCTGGTTTTAAACGTTTATTAGGTGACGGGCACGAGCTTGGCTGTCGTTTTGAATACGCAGTACAGGAGAAGCCTAACGGCCTTGCACAGGCTTTTGTAATAGGCGAAGAGTTTATCGGCGATGATAAGGTAGCTTTAATACTTGGAGATAATATCTTTTATGGTACCGGCTTTGGCGAACTGATCCGCAGCTTTAACGATGTGGATGGTGCTGCCATATTTGCCTATACCGTAGCCGACCCGGAAAGATATGGTGTTGTAGAGTTTGATAAAAATTTTACAGCGTTATCTATCGAGGAAAAACCTGAACAGCCAAAATCTAATTATGCAGTTCCCGGTTTATATTTTTACGATAACAGCGTAGTAGAGGTGGCCAAGAATATTGCTCCTTCTCCACGTGGCGAGTATGAAATTACGGATGTGAATAAACACTACCTTCAACAGGGTAACTTGCATGTAGGCGTTATGGACAGGGGTACGGCATGGCTTGATACCGGTACTTTTGACTCGTTAAGTGATGCTACCGAGTTTGTACGCGTTATTGAGAAACGCCAGGCTACCAAGATTGGCTGCATTGAAGAGGTTGCTTACCGCAGAGGTTTCATCACCAGAGAGCAGCTAAATGCAGTGGCAGAAAAATATATTAAGAGCGGTTACGGCCAGTATTTGCTTAAACTGCAGGATTGA
- the rfbD gene encoding dTDP-4-dehydrorhamnose reductase — MSKTLVFGGAGQLGQCLKAVAEKSGYNDIIFPPENESNILDASGLDHLMQKFQPSYVINCAAYTAVDKAEDEVELARKVNRDGAENLAIVCAKYDATLIHISTDFVFEGNLPKLLTEEDETNPISVYGLTKLEGEKEIEANLDQYYILRTSWLYSEYGNNFVKTMLKLAADRSELSIIADQVGSPTYAIDLAGAILHIIQNDNRSYGVYHFSNEGTTSWFDFAKGIFDIAQVNIKVNPINTSQYPTKAKRPAYSVMDKSKIKLNFNIHIPYWRDSLMNCIKAL; from the coding sequence ATGAGTAAAACTTTAGTGTTCGGCGGTGCCGGGCAATTAGGTCAGTGCTTAAAAGCAGTTGCCGAAAAAAGCGGATACAATGATATTATTTTTCCGCCTGAAAATGAATCTAATATCCTTGACGCCAGTGGACTCGACCACCTGATGCAAAAGTTTCAACCTTCTTATGTGATCAATTGTGCTGCATATACGGCTGTTGATAAGGCAGAGGATGAAGTGGAACTGGCACGTAAGGTAAACCGCGACGGTGCCGAAAACCTGGCAATAGTTTGTGCCAAGTACGATGCAACACTTATACATATATCAACTGACTTTGTATTTGAAGGAAATTTGCCGAAGTTGCTTACAGAAGAGGATGAAACCAATCCTATCAGTGTTTATGGCCTGACGAAGTTAGAAGGGGAGAAAGAGATAGAAGCTAACCTTGACCAGTACTATATATTGCGTACCAGCTGGCTTTACTCAGAATATGGCAATAACTTCGTGAAGACCATGCTTAAATTAGCAGCAGACAGATCTGAGCTGAGCATTATTGCCGATCAGGTAGGTAGCCCAACTTATGCTATTGATTTAGCAGGTGCCATTTTGCACATCATCCAGAATGATAACAGATCATATGGTGTTTATCATTTTAGTAATGAAGGTACAACATCATGGTTTGATTTTGCCAAAGGCATTTTTGATATTGCGCAGGTAAACATCAAGGTAAATCCAATCAATACTTCTCAATATCCAACTAAAGCTAAGCGTCCGGCTTACTCTGTTATGGATAAATCTAAAATTAAATTAAACTTTAACATCCATATACCGTATTGGAGGGATAGTTTGATGAATTGTATTAAAGCATTATAA